The Vulcanimicrobium alpinum sequence GGGATGTGGCGGCCGGATATCGTGTGGTTCGGTGAACCGCTCCCGCGCGCCGCGCTCGAGGCGGCGTTCGATGCCGCGCGCCGCGCCGACCTGATGCTCGTCGTCGGAACCTCGGGAATGGTGCAGCCGGCGGCGTCGCTCGCGACGAAGCAGTGCACCGATGCGTTCGTCGTCGAGATCAACCCGGAGGAGACGGCGCTGACCGCGCACGTCGACGCTTCGATGCGCGCCCGCGCCTCCGACGTGCTCCCGGATCTGGCTGGTTGAACGCGGTCGCGAGCGGCGTCGGTGCGTTCGTCGCGCTGCTCGGTGCCGCGGTCGTCGTCTCGATCCTCGCCGAACGGCTGCGCGTTCCGGTGGCGGTCGCGCTGGTCGCCGTCGGGACGTTCGTGCACGTCGACCTCCCGTTCGCGTTCGGTGACGTGCTGCTGTTCGTCTTTCTGCCGCCGCTCGTCTTCGAAGCGGCGTGGAATCTCGATCTGGGCGCGCTGCGCCGCACCGGCGTGCGGATTGCGATGCTCGCCGTTCCGGGGACGCTTGCGACCGCGGCGCTCGTCGCCGGCGCGCTCATCGCGCTGGGCGTCTTCACGCCGGGTTCCGCCCTCGTGTTCGGTGCGATCGTCTCCGCGACCGATCCGGTCGCGGTCGTCGCGGCGTTCCGCCGCGTCGACGTTCCGCTCGACGTGCGCACGTTGGTCGAGGGTGAGTCGCTGGCGAACGACGGCGTCGCGCTGGTCCTCTTCGCGCTAGCGCTCGCGTTCGCGTCGGGCGCGTCGCCGCCGGTCGGCGTCGAGATCGCGGCCGGAATCGCCGCGATCGCGATCGGAATCGCCGTCGGCGTCGTGTTCGGCCTGGCGTGCGCGTTTGCACTGCGCGCGACCGACGCGCTCGAGTACGAGGTGACGGTCACGATCGTGCTCGCGTACCTCGCCTATGTCGCTGCGGCGGCGTGGCACGGCTCGGGTCTGTTCGCCACAGCGGCGGGCGCCGTCGCGCTGCGCGCGGCGTTGGCGCGGATGCCGGCCGCGCTCACCAACGCCGCCGACGTCGACCGCGCCTGGATCGCGCTCGCGTTCATCGCGAACGCCGTCGTGTTCTTGGCGACCGGGATCCTGATTCAGCCGCAGCGGATCGTGCACGAGCCGGTGCTCGTGATCGCGGCGGTCGGCGCGGTGTGGCTCGCGCGCGCCCTGCTCGCGCTCGTCGCGGGCCGCAGCCGCCGCGATCGGGTCACGCTGTTCCTGGCGGGGATGCGCGGCGCGCTCCCGCTCGCGCTCGCGCTGGGGCTGCCCGCGACGCTGCCGGGACGTCCGCAGATCATCGACGCGACGTTTGCGGTCGTGCTGATCACGATCGTCGCGCAGGGCGCGCCGCTGCAGCCGGTGCTCGCGCGCCTCTACCGTCGCGCGTAGCCGCGCCGCCGCGACGGCGTTTCGCGCGCCGGAACCGGCCGTTCGCGCCGGCGTTCTTGCGCGGGCGCGGACGCTTCGGCTATGCAGTGCGCATGGCGCAGTTTCCGATCTGGGCGCGCATCCTGGCGTTTGCGATCGTCGCCGTCGCGTACGTCGTCAGCGTCAACCTGTTCGCCGCGTCGCTCGCGCGATAGCGCTAGAGATCGAGCGGCATCGGTCGGGCCGGGCTGGAGCGCGCACGCGGCCGCCCCGCGCCGTTCCGCTCCAGCGCCGCCACGCCTCATCTTCCCGGGTGTTCGGCCGTCGACCGGCGTAACTCGCACCGATGGACGATCTCGAGGCGGTGCGCGCCCGCATCCCCGGCTACGCCGATTACGGTAACGGCGACGCGCGTCACGAAGTCGACAAGCAGATCCGGGCCTACCTCGGCTAGGCGCTCTCGTTCGCCCGCGAACGCCTGCGGCCGGCCGATGCGCTGGGCGAGCGCATCGACGGCCTGATCCTGCGCTGCGAGTTCTCCGATCAGCGCGTCATCCGCGCGGCCGACCACGCGCGCTTCGACGCGCATCTCGTCGAACGCGTCCACGCGCTCGATCGCGCGCTGGCGGAGATCGCGGACCGCGTCCGTCAGGTCGGCGACGCCGTCGAGCTCGGGACGGTGCTCGACGACGCGGCGCGCGTGCTCGACGAGCGCTTCGGCGCGATCGCCGACGCGCCGTCGACGTAACGCGCTAGCCCGCCGCGCTGAGGCACACGGCGAATGCGATCATCGTCGCGACCGCGACCTTCACGCTGGGCGTGCGCAGCGTACGCGCGATGACGGCGATGCAGCCGACCGCGAGCGCGCACCACGCGAGCCCCTGCGGCACGTCGCCGAGCACGAGCCGGCCGATCCCGAAGAGCGTCCCGTAGACGAGCCCGAGCCCGGCGATCCAGTCGACCAGCGCGATCCCGAGGCGGTCTTCACTGCCGCCGGGGACCAGCCGCGCGATCGGCCCCCAGCCGGCGCCGCTGGGCCGCACCCGCGCGTAGAAACGCGTCAACGTCGCTTCGGATTCCGGTTTGGTGACGAACGTGACGCCGAGCCACACGACGGTCGTCGCGGCGACGGTGATCAGCAGGCGCTTCGCGGTCGCGTTCGGATCGTCGCCGACGACGATCCCGCTGAGATAACACCAGCTGCCGACGATCGCCGAGGTGGCGAGCGCGGAGATCTCGCTCCACGCGTTGATGCGCCACCAGTACCAGCGCAGGATCATCACCAGGCCGACGCCGGCGGTGAGCGTCAGCATGTATTTCCACGCTTCGCCGACCGACGACATGAACAGCGTGACGGCCGCGGCGAGGATGCAGGCGACGATCGTCATCACCCGTGACACCGAGACGTAGTGCGCGTCGCTCGCGTCGCGCCGGATGAAGCGGCGGTAGAGGTCGTTGGTGAGGTACGACGCGCCAAGGTTCAACTGCGTCCCGATCGTCGACATGTAGGCGGCGAGGAAGCCCGCCATCATCAATCCGCGCAGCGCGACGGGGAGATGGTCGACCAGCGTCTGCACGTAGCCGAGCTCCGGATCGGGCTTGCCGTTCGCGCCGATCACGCCGTGGGGGTAAAGGACGAGCGCGGCGAGCGCGACGAGGATCCAGGGCCACGGCCGCAGCGCGTAGTGCGCGACGTTGAAGAACAGGGTCGCCCATACGGCGTCCTTCTCGCTGCGCGACGCGAAGATGCGCTGCGCGATGTACGAACCGCCGCCGGGTTCGGCGCCGGGATACGACGACGCCCACCATGCGACGCCGATGAAGACGAGGAACGTCGTCACCGGCATCCACGACGCCGCGTCGCCGGAGGGGACGAACGCCAGGATCGAGCCGCCGCCGCGTTGCGCGTCGAGCGTCGCGAGCCCGGCTTTGAGCGCGCCGATCCCGCCGACCGCGGCGACCGCCGCCCACGCCAGCACGATCGCCATCGTCATCTTCACGACGAACTGCAGAAAGTCGGTGACCAGCACCGACCAGAAGCCGCCGATGGTGACGTAGAGCGCCGTGAATCCCAGGCACAGCCACAGCGCGAGATAGGTCGGCACGTGCAGCGTGAGCGAGAGAATCTTCACCATCGCGAGATTCACCCAGCCCATGATGATCGTGTTCACGAGCACGCCTTGGTAGACGGCGCGCACGCCGCGCAGCGCCGACGCCGGCGCGCCGCCGTAACGCAGTTCGATGAATTCGACGTCGGTGAGCACGCCCGAGCGGCGCCACAGCGCCGCGAAGAAGAACACGGTGAGGATCCCGCTCGCGGCCATGTTCCACCACAGCCAGTTGCCCGCGATCCCGTTCTGCGCGACGAACCCGGTGACCGCGAGCGGCGTGTCGACGGCGAAGGTCGTGGCGACCATCGAGACGCCGGTGAGCCACCAGGGCGCGCTGCGGCCGGAGAGGAAAAACTCGGCGACATTCTTACCGCTCCCGCGCGCGAAGTACAGTCCGATGCCCAGATTGATCGCGAAGAACGCGACGATCACCGCGATGTCGAGGCCGCTCAGCGCCATCCGCGCAGGGTTCGTGCGGCCGGATGCGCTCCCTGCGCGGGCTCAGAGGAGCGCCGCGCGCTCGCGGCAGCGGCGCAGGAACTCGGTCTGAAACTGCGGGTCGGCGAGCGCCGGCGGGAGCGAGCGAATCTTCCGCCGCTGATGAACGCGCCGGTCGTTTCCTCCCACTTTGAGGAGAGTGCGCCGTCGTAGAGCTTACGCGCGCCTTTGTCGGGCGAGGGCAGGAAAGCGAAAAAGAGCCGCATCCACAGCGGCGTCCCCGCGCCTTTCGTCAGCCGCGTGCGATTCGGGCCGGGGTCGACGGCGCGCACGATGATGCGGTCGGCGGCGAGCTCGCGCGCGAGCGCGGTGGTGATGACGTTCAGCGCCGCTTTCGATTTCACGTAGGGGCCGAAGAGTTTGGTGAACGTCTGCGGGCGTACGAGATCGTTCCAGTCGAGCGACGTCGCCTGCAGCGAGAGGCCGGCCGAGGTGTTGACGACCGTCGCGCCGCCGGCATTGACCAGCGCAGGCCGCAGGCCATCGACGAGTTGCAGCGGCGCGAGCGCATTCACTTCGAAATCGAGCTCGTTGCCGTGCCCGGAGAACTCCAGCCGCTCGGGCAGCAGCCCCGCATTGTTGAACAGATATTGCACCGCAGGGAACGCGGCGACGATTTGGCCGCTGCAGCGGCGAATGTCGGCGTGGCTGGAGAGGTCGACGGCGAACGTCCCGGCGACCGAACCTGAGCGCGTCGCCTCGAGGGTCCGCGCGAACGCGCGGGCTTTGTCGTCGTTGCGGTCGAGCAGCACCAGCGAGATGCCGTGCGCGGCGAGCTGCCCGCAGAGCTGCGAGCCCAAGCCCCCGGACGCTCCGGTGACGACGGCGATTGGCGGCGGCATGACGGACTCCGATCAGTCGGCGGTGCGAATGGGAAGGGGAACGAAGGTGGTGGTGCGCGCGCTGCCGAGGCCGCGGCCGGGCGCGTGTTCGAACGGTTCGCCGATCTCGTCGCCGCACGGATCTTCGAGCCGCGGGTGGATCGCGAGGCGCGCACCGCGGCGCCACGCGCCCGCCGGGACGAACGTCCACGCGCGTTCGCCGACGGCCAGCTGCGGGCTCCCGCGGGCGCGAGCGCCGTCGGGCAGCGCGACGGCGAGATACTCGCTCGCGAGCGCGTCGATCGGCCCGTTGAAGCGCACGACCAGCGGGTCGCGCGTCCCGGCGTACACCGTCGCGATCCGCCATTGCGCCGGATCGAGCGGCGTGCAGCCGCCGCGGCTCACCAGCCACGATTTCACCACCTCATCGCCGAGCAGCAGCCGGGTGCGCGCACCCGACTGCAGGACGAAACCGTAGGCGCGATGATGGGCCAGACCGATCTTTTGACGCGACGGATCGAGCAGCAGCGTCACGGTGCGGCGATCCGCCGACCACAGCGGCGGATCGACGAACGGATGCGGCACGAACGACCCGTCGGCGCGGCGCAGCCGCACGCGTTTCGCAACCGCCTCACCGGACGGCTACGGAAAGACGATCGAGATGCGCAGCAGCGTTTCGGAGACCATGCCGCCCGACGGAAACACGCGCACGCCGGGCGCCGCCGCCGAACCCTGCGGCACGGCGGCGGCGAGCGTCCCCGCGAGCGCGAGCACCGCGTTACGGCGCTTTCGGCGCAACGACCAGGTCCCGATATCCTTCTTCTTTCTTGAGCATATTCTGCATCGGCAGGATGTACTTTTGCTGGTAGTCGGCGTTGTATTTATACGCGGGGAAGTCGTACTCGGAGACATCGGCGTCCGAGAGCCGGAACGATGCGCGCTTGTCGTAGGAGACGAGTTCGGGCGCACCGGTGTCAAGATTCCGGCGCAGCGCGACGAAAAACGTGGCGTCCTGGTTGTCGATGCGCAACGCGCCGTCGAAGTCTTCGACGATCGCGCCGAGGTTGGCGCCGGGCGGCGCCGTCATCGACGGCGGCGCGGTGATCCCGGCGCCGGCGTTCTCTTTTTCGATCCCGCTCAACGGGATCGCGACCGACGGCCGATAGCGTTCGGTGATCAGCACGAACGGGTAGCTCTTGCCGCTTTGCATGTCGGGCTGATCGTAGACGATCATGCTCTGCGGGATCCCGGCGACCCCGAGCTCGGCGAGCGTCTTCGCTTTGACGTGCGCGCCGTCGACGAGGCTCGCGACCGGGATCGACACGAGCGGCGAGCACAGGTATCCGGCCAGCAGCGTGTCGACGCCGCCGACGTTCGCGAACGTCATCGCGCGGATCGGTGCGCGCGTCTCCCACTGGTTGTGCACCGTATGGTACATCTCCACCGACGCGATCGTCTGGCTCGCGAACGGATAGCTCAGGATGCGCAGCGTCGAGGAGAAGCTCTGGTTCGCGAGCCCGGCGACGTAAAGCCGTCCCTTGTGCCACTTCATGTCGGTCACGGTGTAGGCGCGCTCGGGGACCTTGTCCCAGAACGTCACCCCGCCGCCGGTTTTTTCGAGCGCGACCGACGTCGAATGCGTGCGGGCGAGGTCGAGCTTCGTCACCGTACCCGCCGGCGTGACGCGCACGATCGCCGGTTCGTTGCGCCTGCCGGCGTCGAGCGCGATGTACGCTTCGTTCGTCCCCGGACGCATCGCGAGGTCGTCGACGCGGAAGCGTTCGGTGCCGACGGCCTTCGCAAGCGGCACCTGGAGGTCGAGCAGGTTGAAGGGCCGCGAAGCCGCGGAGGTCGCGGGACCCAGCGTGTACGCATAGATGCGGCCCGTTCGCCAATCGGCGGCAAAGAGCGTGTTCGCGGGGCCGAAGGCGATCTTCGAGATCGACGTTTGCGTCTGGGCGGACGCAGCCGCCGACGACATGATGAACGCCGCGGCGAGTGCCGCAAGAATTTTCATGTCCACGATGCTAGCGGGGCGAACGATCGCTGAACAGTAGTATCTCGCGGGAAAGCGGGAGGCGCAAACCCTTTCTTCTAAGCAGGCGGGCTGATGAACGACGGGTCGGGGAGCTGGACGGAACGCGATGAAGTGGCGATTCGCCGGATGATCGGCGAAGGGCGCACGCCGGTGCAGCGCGTCGCCAACGTGCTCGCCAGCAAACACAAACTCGCGGTGTTCTGGGAGCTTTCGACCGGTCCGAAACGGTTCAAGGAACTCGAACGCGCGCTCGCGCCCGTCACCGCGAAAGTGCTCACGCGCAACTTGCGCGATCTCGAAGAGATGGCATTCGTCGTGCGCGAGTCGTTCGACGTGTCGCCGCCCAAGGTCGAATACCGTCTCTCCCCGATGGGAGACGGATTGCGCGCGCACATCCACGCCTTGTGCGAGTGGTCGATGGCCCACGCCGACGCGTTGATGCCTGCGGCGGGATGAGCGCTCCGACCACTTTCTCCTGAGATACTACTAGCCGCGCCGGTGCGCGCCGCGTACGATTGGCGGCGTGCTCTCCAGGCCGGCGGCAGCTACGCTGCCGGCGCGTTTTTTTTTGCGCGAGAGCGGGCCCGCGCCCGGAGCGCGATTCGCTGGTGACGGTCGTGCCTACCGCAAAGGCGATGGTGACGGCGATGGAGCCGGCGTCGGCGCCGGTCCCGGCGTGGCCGGAAAGCCGAGCGCGCTGCGCGCGGCGTCGGCGCTGTAGCGCGCGGATTGTTCGCGCGCCGCGTCGATCGCGGTGCGCTCGCCGCCCTGGTGTCGGATCTGCGCCGCGACGAGCGTGTCGAGTTTCGCTTCGAGGTACAGCGTCGAGCCGCCGGTGTCGGGATAGTGCGCGTTCGATGCGAAGACGACGGCGACGTCCGAGGCCGGATCGATCCACACGCTCGTCCCCGACGAGCCCGTGTGCCCGAATCCGCCGCGCGCGAAGATCTCGCCGCGGTTGCGCGAGTACACCGAGTCGAGGTCCCAGCCGATCCCGCGCACCTGACCGTCGCCGGCGTAATGCGGCTCGATCATCGCGCGCACCGTCGCCGGCGTCAGCGCGAACCCCGGCGTTTCGAGGCCGCGCGCCGCGCGCAAGAACGCGCGCGCGAGGAGCGCGACGTCGCCGGCCGTCGCCAGCATCCCGGCGTGGCCGTTGAGGCCGGGGACAGTGCCGTATGCATCGCGCAGCCGCTGTTCCGACTCGTTGCGGATCTGCGGCGCGAGCCGCGCGCGATGCGCGGCGTCGATCGTCGTGTCGAAGAACGCGTCGCGCATCCCCAGCGGACGGAAGAGCTCGTCCTGCACGAACCGCTCGTACGGCGTCTTCGCGGCGTGCGCGACGACGTCGGCGAGCGTGATGAACGCGAGATCGCTGTACTCGAACTTCGTCCCCGGAGCGAAGCTCAGGCCGGCGGCGTAGGTGTGCGCCAGAATCGCCGGAACGTCCGCCTGGTAATCGGCCTTGACGTAGTCGATTTGCATCCCGCCGGTATGGGTGAGCAGCTGCAGCAGCGTGACGTCGTGTTTTCCGTTCGCGGCGAAGGCGGGGATCCACGTGCCGACGCGATCGCCCAGCCGCAGGACGCCGCGCTGGGCGAGCAGCATGATCGCGCTCGCCGTCGCCATCGGCTTGGTCGTCGACGCGAACTCGTAGATGGTCGAGGGATCGTTCGCAACCCGTGCCGGCTCGAGCGTTCGGATCCCGTACGCGCGGCGATACAGCACGCCGTGCGACGAGGTGACGACGAGGACGCCGCCGGGAAGATCGCCGCGGCCGATCGCGTCGTTCACGAGCCGGTCGAGCGCGGCGGCGGCGTCGGGCGGAAGGCGTGCGGCGACGGCGAGCGGAGCGTCGGCGCGCGCGGCGGAAGCGCCGGTGACGAACGCGCAGGCGAGAACGGCGGCGAGGAGACGGTGCACGCGCCGGTGTAGCGCGGCACGTGCCAACCTTCCTGGTCGCGCTGGCCCTCGCGGCGCTCGTGCCGCAGCCGAACTCCGTCGACGCGACCGCATGCGCGGCACCCTACGTGCTCGACCGCCCCCTGCGGTTCGCGGCCGGCACCGATCGCGGCGGCTTCGAACTGCTGCGCGAACGCTGGAGCGCGCTCGGGATCCCGGCACCGGTCCTCGCGCCGCCGCCCGCGATCGCCGACGTGCGGCGCCTGCGGACGTCCGCCGGCGGCGACGGTTACGATCTCACGGTGACGCGTCGTGACGTCGCGATCGGGATCCGGAGCGGCAGCGCGTCGGAGTTCGATGCGCTCGCGACGCTCGCGCAGTTGCCGCAGCGCACGAACGGGCAGTGGACGCTGCCGTGCGTGCGCATCGCCGACGCGCCCGCGTTGCGCTGGCGCGTCCTCTCCGACGACGTCTCGCGCGGTCCGTTCCCGACGATGGCCTATGCGAAGCAGCGCATTCGTACGCTCGCGTCCTTGAAGATGAACGGCTGGTCGCCGTACATGGAGCACGTCGTCGTCGATCCGCGCGCGCCCTACGTGGCGTGGCCCAACGGGTACACGCTGGCGCAGCTGGGCGAGCTCGCCGGCTACGCGCGACGGTATCACGTCACGCTGATCCCCGAGCAGCAGACGTTCGCGCACATGCACGAAACGCTCAAATGGGAGACGTACGCGCCGCTGGCGGAACTGCCGCACGGGTATCTCCTCGCCGAAAGCGATCCGCGCACGTACACCTATCTCGCGCCGCTTGTGCGCGGCGTCGCCGGCGCCGCGATGCCGGTGCCGTTCGTGCATCTCGGCGCCGACGAACCGCTCGATCTCGGGCGCGGGCGCACGCCGCGCACGCCGCAGGTCTTCGCCGACCACGTGAACCGGGTCGCTGCGATGCTGCCGGCGGGCGTGCGTCCGATGATCTGGGACGACGCGATCCAGAAAGACCCCTCGATCCTCGGTCTGATTCCGCGCTCGACGGTGGTGGTCACGTTTCACTACGGCGCGGAGCGCTCGTTTCGCGGCTACGTCGATCCGATCGCGAACGCCGGCTTCGACCAGATGATCGCACCCGGCGCCGCGAACTGGAACGAGATCTATCCCGATCTCGAAACCGCGTACGCCAACGTCGCGCGCTTCGGCGCCGACGCGAAGGGCGCGCGCGGGATGCTGGGAATGTTCATGACGGTGTGGCACGACGACGGCGAGTCGCTATACGAGGCGACGTGGCCCGCCGTCGCATACGCCGCGGCGACGGCGTGGCAGACGCGGCCGGTCGATGATGCTGCGTGGCATCGTACGTTTGCGCGCGCGTTTTTCGGCTCCGACGACCCGGCGTACGCCGCCGATCTCGACGGTCTGCAAGCGATCCGCTTGCTGCTGCGCGCCGACGAGGGCGACGCGCCCGATTATCTCTTTTGGCGCGACCCGTTCGACCCGCGGGTGCAGGCCCGCGCCGCACGGCTCGATCTCGCCGCGATCCGCACGCGCGCCGAGGCGGTACTCGCGCACGTGTGGACCGCGCGCCCACCCCTTCATGCCGACGCGGTCGCGCCGATGACGGTCGGCGCGCTGCGGTACGATCATCTCGCGCGCCGTCTGCAGATCGGGAAGGAGGCCCGCGACTACTACGACGACGCGCGCGCGCACGCCACCAAACGCAACGTAGGCTCCGTCTATCGCAGCCTCAACGTCGCGAAGTATCTGTGCTGGGAGATGCGCGACGCGCTCGCGGCGATCGAACCGCTGTACGTGCGCGCCTGGCGAGCCGAGAGCACCGACGGCGGCTTGCCGCGGATCCTCGTGCACTACCATGCCGCGGCGGCGGACGCGCAGCGCTGTGCCGACCGGCTCGACACTGCCGCCCGCGAAGATTATGACGGAGCCGGGACGCTACCGCCCTGGGAGACCGTCATCCCAAGCGCAAAGTGAGGGCGCGCGCTCGCTCGCATATCGTCTGCGCGATTGCCGGGTAGCGGAGAACCTATGGCAAGCGGTAACCGGTTTCTCGATGCACTTCCAACGGCGGACGCGGCGGCCTTGACCGCGACCGCGACGACGATCGAACTCGCGCTGGGGGTCAACGTCGCCCAGCGGGACGAGGCCCTGACGACCGTCTATTTTCCGCTGACGGGCGCGATCTCGGAGATCGAGGAGCAGGACGACGGCGGCGCGGCCGAGGTGACGGTGACTGGGCCCGAAGGATTTAGCCCGCTCGAGGCGGCGCTCGGCGCCCCGCGCGAGCAGCGACGGCGTCTGGTACAGGTGCCCACCCACGCGCTCGCCGTCTCGGCCGGGCATCTCGCCGAAACGGTACGCGAGTCGCCCGCGATGCAGGCCCTCGTCAACCGCTACACGATCGCGATGCTGCGCTCCGCAGGGATCTCGGTCGCATGCAACGCGCGGCATGCCGCACCGGCGCGCCTGGCGCGGTGGCTGTTGCGCATGCACGACCGGGTCGGCAGCGACCGTTTTCGCCTCACGCACGAAGCGACGGCGCTCATGCTCGCCGTGCGTCGCCCCACCGTGACGCTCGCGGTCAACGAACTGGTCGCGGCCGGGGCGATCGAATCCGAACGCGGAGGCGTGCGGATCCTCGATCGCGCGAAGCTCGAGACGATCACCTGTTCCTGCTATGCGGAGGCGCGCAACGTGACGGAGGGTGTCTATCCGAGTCCCTGACGCGGACGCCGCCCCGTGACCGGCGTCCTGATCGTCCTTGTCTTCGTCGCGCTCGCGGGGTTGATGATCGCGCGCAAACTGCCGGCCCTGCTGGCGGTACCGCTGATGGCGCTGGCGACGGCGGCGCTCGCCGGCGTGCACGATCTTACCGGGATCGTGACGCAAGGCGCGGTGAAACTCGCGCCGGTGTACGCGACGCTGTTTTTCGGCGCGCTGCTGAGCCGCGTCGTGCTCTCGACCGGGATCGCCGAGACGCTGGTGACGTACGCCGCGGAGTTCGGCGGCGATCGTCCGCTGGTGCTCTCGCTGCTGCTGTGCGCGGTGGTCGCGGTGCTCTTCACCACCGTCACGGGCTTGGGCGCGATCATCATGATCGGCACGATCGTGCTGCCGGTGATGATGACCGTCGGTCTGCCGCGCGCCACGTCGGCGACGCTCTTTCTGCTCGCGTTCGGCCTCGGGTACGTCCTCAACATCGCGCAGTGGAAGTTCTACGGCACGGTGTTCGGCGTCGACCGCGCGGCGTTTCAGAACTACGCGTTCGTGCTGTTCGCCGTGCAGGCGGCGGTGCTGATCGCTTACGCGCTGGTGCGGGCGCGCGCGACGCGCGGCTACGCGACGAAGGTGGAGGCCGGCGAACCGCCGCGCAAGCGCGTCGGCCCGCTCGCGCTGATCGCACCGGTCCTGCCGCTGGTGCTGCTGCGCGGCTTCAACGTCGACGCGATCGTCGGCTTCGCGATTGCGGCGCTCTACGGCGTGCTGGTGACGCGTCCGCGCAGCGCGGTGCAGACGCTGCTGGCGGCGTGGATCCGCGGGATCGAAGACGTCGCGCCGGCGACCATCCTGATGATTGGGATCGGGATGCTGCTGGTCGCCGCGAACACGACCGAGGTGCAGGCGGCGGTGAAGCCGCTGGTCTCGGCGGTCGCGCCGCGTTCGCCGCTCGCGTACGTGCTGCTGTTCGGCCTGCTCTCGCCGCTCGCGCTTTACCGCGGACCGCTCAACCCGTACGGCGTCGGGATCGGCGTCTATACGGTGCTCGCGACGCTCGGCGTCGTCCCCGCCGTCGCGCTGGTCGCGGCGGTGATGGCCGTGGTGCAAGTGCAGAACGTCTGCGATCCGACCAACACGCAGAACGTGTGGGTTGCGAACTTCACCGGCGTTCCGGTCGAACGGATCACGCGGCTCACGCTGCCGTGGCAGGTCGGCGTCGCGACCATCGGCGTCCTCGCGGTCGTCGTCGCCGGCGGCGCGCTGTTCGGCACGGCGCCGTTCGCGGCCGCGCGACCGGCCGGCGCGGCGAGCGATCCGGCGGGACTCTATGCGCCGCCCTCGGCCGCGCGCGCGATCGCGGTGATCGACGACGGAAGCGCCGACGGCGCGAGCGCGGCGCGCGAGATGCGCGAGGAGATCGCGCGCGGCTGGAGCGGTTATCGCATCGTCGACGCCAACGGCGATCCCTCGGCGAGCGATTGCCGTGCGAAGCCGTACTCCGCGGCGCTGCGCGTGCGCGTCACGCCGCTCGGCCGCGACGAGCGCGATCTCGGCGCCGAACTGACCGATTGCGCCGGCTGGAGCGTCGATCAATGGCACGCGCAGGGCGACGTGCGCACCGCCGCGCGCGACGTGCTGTTCCGCCTGCGCGTGTGGTCGCGCGAGCATTCCGCGCTCGCCGCGAACGTCTTCGATCGCGGGCTTGCGTACGATCCGCAATCGGCGACGCCGACGTACTTCTACGTCATGTTCAAGCCGAGCGACGGCTACATGCGCGCGCTGGTGCGCCCGGGCGGACCGGCGTGGACGGCCGGCCTGCGGACCGGCGATGTGATCGACAAACTCGACGGCCGCTTCTGGTGGGAGTAC is a genomic window containing:
- a CDS encoding cation:proton antiporter, with translation MNAVASGVGAFVALLGAAVVVSILAERLRVPVAVALVAVGTFVHVDLPFAFGDVLLFVFLPPLVFEAAWNLDLGALRRTGVRIAMLAVPGTLATAALVAGALIALGVFTPGSALVFGAIVSATDPVAVVAAFRRVDVPLDVRTLVEGESLANDGVALVLFALALAFASGASPPVGVEIAAGIAAIAIGIAVGVVFGLACAFALRATDALEYEVTVTIVLAYLAYVAAAAWHGSGLFATAAGAVALRAALARMPAALTNAADVDRAWIALAFIANAVVFLATGILIQPQRIVHEPVLVIAAVGAVWLARALLALVAGRSRRDRVTLFLAGMRGALPLALALGLPATLPGRPQIIDATFAVVLITIVAQGAPLQPVLARLYRRA
- a CDS encoding sodium:solute symporter family protein, with translation MALSGLDIAVIVAFFAINLGIGLYFARGSGKNVAEFFLSGRSAPWWLTGVSMVATTFAVDTPLAVTGFVAQNGIAGNWLWWNMAASGILTVFFFAALWRRSGVLTDVEFIELRYGGAPASALRGVRAVYQGVLVNTIIMGWVNLAMVKILSLTLHVPTYLALWLCLGFTALYVTIGGFWSVLVTDFLQFVVKMTMAIVLAWAAVAAVGGIGALKAGLATLDAQRGGGSILAFVPSGDAASWMPVTTFLVFIGVAWWASSYPGAEPGGGSYIAQRIFASRSEKDAVWATLFFNVAHYALRPWPWILVALAALVLYPHGVIGANGKPDPELGYVQTLVDHLPVALRGLMMAGFLAAYMSTIGTQLNLGASYLTNDLYRRFIRRDASDAHYVSVSRVMTIVACILAAAVTLFMSSVGEAWKYMLTLTAGVGLVMILRWYWWRINAWSEISALATSAIVGSWCYLSGIVVGDDPNATAKRLLITVAATTVVWLGVTFVTKPESEATLTRFYARVRPSGAGWGPIARLVPGGSEDRLGIALVDWIAGLGLVYGTLFGIGRLVLGDVPQGLAWCALAVGCIAVIARTLRTPSVKVAVATMIAFAVCLSAAG
- a CDS encoding SDR family NAD(P)-dependent oxidoreductase; the protein is MPPPIAVVTGASGGLGSQLCGQLAAHGISLVLLDRNDDKARAFARTLEATRSGSVAGTFAVDLSSHADIRRCSGQIVAAFPAVQYLFNNAGLLPERLEFSGHGNELDFEVNALAPLQLVDGLRPALVNAGGATVVNTSAGLSLQATSLDWNDLVRPQTFTKLFGPYVKSKAALNVITTALARELAADRIIVRAVDPGPNRTRLTKGAGTPLWMRLFFAFLPSPDKGARKLYDGALSSKWEETTGAFISGGRFARSRRRSPTRSFRPSSCAAAASARRSSEPAQGAHPAARTLRGWR
- a CDS encoding winged helix-turn-helix transcriptional regulator, with the protein product MNDGSGSWTERDEVAIRRMIGEGRTPVQRVANVLASKHKLAVFWELSTGPKRFKELERALAPVTAKVLTRNLRDLEEMAFVVRESFDVSPPKVEYRLSPMGDGLRAHIHALCEWSMAHADALMPAAG
- a CDS encoding serine hydrolase domain-containing protein, with product MHRLLAAVLACAFVTGASAARADAPLAVAARLPPDAAAALDRLVNDAIGRGDLPGGVLVVTSSHGVLYRRAYGIRTLEPARVANDPSTIYEFASTTKPMATASAIMLLAQRGVLRLGDRVGTWIPAFAANGKHDVTLLQLLTHTGGMQIDYVKADYQADVPAILAHTYAAGLSFAPGTKFEYSDLAFITLADVVAHAAKTPYERFVQDELFRPLGMRDAFFDTTIDAAHRARLAPQIRNESEQRLRDAYGTVPGLNGHAGMLATAGDVALLARAFLRAARGLETPGFALTPATVRAMIEPHYAGDGQVRGIGWDLDSVYSRNRGEIFARGGFGHTGSSGTSVWIDPASDVAVVFASNAHYPDTGGSTLYLEAKLDTLVAAQIRHQGGERTAIDAAREQSARYSADAARSALGFPATPGPAPTPAPSPSPSPLR